A single window of Acidobacteriota bacterium DNA harbors:
- a CDS encoding glucosyltransferase-I produces the protein MSGNVVHRLLAGFVLAALVLGGLGCGDDESSPTQPPGPKPVGSSKWSVMSYSDQFEGVWGSSSSDVFAVTAGGNILHYDGKVWSPMDDGNQTQLHGVWGSSSNDVFVVGDGGGTILYYDGATWGFMTSTNNHDLKGIWGSSGSDVFAVGDQGAILHYNGATWATSINESDHNLKGIWGSASNDVFAVGDGGEILHYDGTEWAAMNSGTSFSLKGIWGSSSNDVFAVGDGPTILHYDGATWSTMTSANDYNLKGIWGGSSNDVFAVGDNGTVIRYDGTTWGTMTSPNDAPLHAIWGSSSSDVFVVGIGVAIFHYDGKAWADMISLTGEPLPQLHAIWGSASNDVFAVGDQGRIPHYNGTAWTDMTSGTTVPLRGIWGSSGSDVFAVGLDGTIIHYNGTTWSKMISPNTVPLYAVWGSSSSDVFAVGDGGIIHHYDGTEWVIMNTGTAHYRGIWGSSGSDVFAVSAEGVIVHYNGTTWATSYSGGNVLYAIWGSSSSDVYAVGDLGTIIHYNGTTWSTMTSGILVPVPLYGVWGSSASDLFAVGYYGTILHYNGTAWAISLSWSQDLTNEPRFFAVWSSSDRDVFVVGANQTVLHYGP, from the coding sequence ATGTCAGGAAATGTTGTTCACCGGCTTCTGGCCGGATTCGTGCTGGCCGCGCTCGTGCTGGGCGGCCTCGGCTGCGGCGATGACGAGTCGTCGCCGACCCAACCACCAGGACCAAAGCCCGTGGGTAGCTCCAAATGGTCCGTGATGAGCTACAGTGACCAGTTTGAGGGCGTCTGGGGCAGTTCCTCAAGCGATGTGTTTGCCGTCACCGCGGGTGGCAATATCCTTCACTATGACGGCAAGGTGTGGAGCCCGATGGACGACGGGAATCAGACGCAGCTTCACGGTGTCTGGGGCAGTTCCTCAAACGACGTGTTTGTGGTGGGCGATGGCGGAGGCACAATTCTTTATTACGACGGTGCCACCTGGGGTTTCATGACCAGCACGAATAACCACGACCTTAAGGGCATCTGGGGCAGTTCCGGAAGTGATGTGTTTGCGGTGGGTGATCAAGGCGCAATCCTACATTACAACGGCGCGACCTGGGCTACCTCGATCAACGAGTCTGACCATAACCTTAAGGGCATCTGGGGCAGTGCCTCAAACGACGTATTTGCAGTGGGCGACGGGGGCGAGATTCTCCATTACGACGGTACGGAGTGGGCTGCCATGAACAGCGGGACTAGCTTTAGCCTTAAGGGCATCTGGGGCAGTTCCTCAAACGACGTGTTTGCAGTGGGCGACGGGCCCACTATCCTTCATTATGACGGCGCGACCTGGTCTACCATGACCAGCGCGAATGACTACAACCTTAAGGGCATCTGGGGCGGTTCCTCAAACGATGTGTTTGCGGTGGGTGATAACGGCACCGTTATTCGCTACGACGGCACGACCTGGGGTACCATGACCAGCCCGAACGATGCACCACTTCACGCCATCTGGGGCAGCTCCTCCAGCGACGTGTTTGTCGTGGGTATCGGTGTCGCAATCTTTCACTACGATGGTAAGGCCTGGGCCGACATGATCAGCCTGACCGGCGAGCCGCTCCCACAGCTTCACGCCATCTGGGGCAGTGCCTCAAACGACGTATTTGCAGTGGGCGACCAGGGCCGTATACCTCATTATAACGGTACGGCCTGGACTGACATGACCAGCGGGACTACCGTACCCCTTCGGGGCATCTGGGGCAGTTCCGGAAGTGATGTGTTTGCGGTGGGTTTAGACGGCACTATTATTCACTACAACGGCACGACCTGGTCTAAAATGATCAGCCCGAATACGGTGCCGCTTTACGCCGTCTGGGGCAGTTCCTCAAGCGACGTGTTTGCAGTGGGCGACGGGGGCATTATCCATCATTATGACGGCACGGAGTGGGTTATCATGAACACCGGGACTGCACACTATAGGGGCATCTGGGGCAGTTCCGGAAGTGATGTGTTTGCGGTAAGCGCAGAAGGCGTAATTGTACATTACAACGGCACGACCTGGGCTACCAGTTACAGTGGCGGGAACGTGCTTTACGCCATCTGGGGCAGTTCCTCCAGCGATGTGTATGCGGTGGGTGATCTCGGCACTATTATTCACTACAACGGCACGACCTGGTCTACCATGACCAGCGGGATTCTCGTCCCGGTCCCGCTTTACGGTGTCTGGGGCAGTTCGGCAAGTGACCTGTTTGCGGTAGGTTATTACGGCACCATCCTTCACTACAACGGCACGGCCTGGGCTATAAGCCTGAGTTGGAGCCAGGACTTGACGAATGAGCCGCGGTTTTTCGCCGTCTGGAGCAGTTCCGATCGCGACGTGTTCGTGGTGGGTGCAAATCAGACAGTCCTTCATTACGGCCCGTGA
- a CDS encoding FAD-binding and (Fe-S)-binding domain-containing protein, which produces MTTKDRAWLTGRFGSRAAFRRTERKLYSHDIAAIPSLVRPLVGDTVPDCVVQPESEQELLELVQWAAGRGVAITPRGKASSGYGGVLPVRNGVVVDFHRLDRVIAIDPENLTATVEAGVVWEKIDRALAKKNLTLRLYPTSYPGSTVGGWLAQGGAGIGSYEAGWFRQNVLSARVVLGDGTIAQFAGDDLDLIADAEGVTGLISQLTFRVQPLEALDVMAVGCPDAHGLQRLIQSIAAEKLPIWSLVFINPRMAELKNRAPLLQHNGHPVEERVLLPAAYILTLACRAGEGRSVREKLRSMPAPGEAEILSDRIANHEWNHRSKLMVVKRLGPSLVPSEFVIPLSSLGDVMTEIERKVDQPIIKEGVVIREGRDGQPEVVILGFIPSDQRSFKYNFVFTLVMTIMKIAERHGGRPYSTGLYFGGKAPEVLGRERLKRLRAFKSRTDARKILNPGKVLGGHLVGAALQVAEFFEPLMRPLGNYVITQVGEQPTSPIRNIPADIAWYAYGCSQCGYCVAECDQYYGRGWESQSPRGKWFWLREYMEGREQWDQFMTDTFIACTTCELCDLRCSAALPIEPSWMKMRGQLIAEENKMTFPPFEMMAAALRKEGDIWAAYRKNRTDWFPDDLRKRHGPDHQAGIVYFAGCTASYVEKDIGIGTVRLLDAAGVDFTYLGETENCCGTPMLVAGKWDVFEATMRHNIEAVRQAGADTVVASCPACDMMWRHVYPVWARKLGLAYDLKITHYTELVADRLKTGEFSFPDNDHQPITVAWHDSCHIGRASGVYEPPRDIVRAVPNVKLVEMSHNRERAHCCGSVLTLIKEPPVAAEVGRIRLEEAQEAGASTVLALCPCCEFQLRVSAEKNRMPIEVRDLAHFACDALGFELPDPHPEVRRQWAVFEAMIALMTPRGFADLMGTMWPELIDAMPFRMGPFMKLAGRVPGLLRLMKPMFPVLFPRLLPMMMPKVMPVMLQRVADRIPMPDYMAEQMPELMPRVMDTLMPHMIRDVVPLVAEPMIRYLRDRNGRQSEP; this is translated from the coding sequence ATGACCACAAAAGACCGTGCCTGGCTTACCGGACGATTCGGCAGTCGGGCCGCTTTCAGACGCACGGAGAGGAAGCTTTACAGCCATGACATCGCCGCGATTCCCAGCCTGGTAAGACCGCTGGTCGGCGACACCGTGCCGGACTGCGTGGTCCAGCCGGAGTCGGAGCAGGAGCTTCTCGAGCTGGTTCAGTGGGCGGCCGGCCGTGGTGTGGCGATAACCCCGCGTGGCAAAGCCTCCTCCGGATACGGCGGCGTCCTGCCGGTCCGTAACGGAGTCGTGGTCGACTTTCACCGCCTGGACCGGGTGATTGCCATTGATCCGGAAAACCTGACGGCCACCGTCGAGGCCGGGGTCGTCTGGGAAAAAATCGATCGCGCCCTGGCAAAGAAGAACCTGACCCTTCGCCTGTATCCCACCAGCTATCCGGGGTCGACCGTCGGCGGCTGGCTCGCCCAGGGTGGCGCCGGTATCGGTTCATATGAAGCCGGGTGGTTTCGGCAGAACGTTCTCAGTGCGCGCGTCGTCCTTGGTGACGGCACGATTGCTCAATTCGCCGGTGATGATCTTGACCTCATTGCCGACGCCGAGGGCGTCACCGGCCTCATAAGCCAACTGACCTTCCGTGTGCAGCCGCTGGAGGCACTGGATGTTATGGCCGTCGGCTGCCCCGACGCGCACGGTCTGCAACGATTGATCCAGTCCATAGCGGCTGAAAAACTCCCGATCTGGTCACTGGTCTTCATCAACCCTCGCATGGCGGAACTAAAGAACCGGGCTCCGCTGCTGCAGCATAACGGTCATCCGGTCGAAGAGCGCGTCCTTTTGCCGGCGGCGTACATCCTGACACTGGCCTGCCGGGCCGGAGAGGGCCGGTCGGTGCGGGAGAAGCTTCGATCCATGCCGGCACCGGGCGAGGCGGAGATACTCAGTGACAGAATCGCCAACCACGAATGGAACCACCGGTCCAAGCTCATGGTCGTCAAGCGACTCGGACCGAGCCTGGTGCCGTCGGAGTTCGTGATTCCCCTGTCATCGCTCGGCGACGTCATGACCGAGATTGAACGAAAGGTCGACCAGCCGATCATCAAGGAGGGTGTCGTCATTCGGGAGGGCCGCGACGGGCAGCCGGAGGTGGTCATACTCGGGTTCATTCCCAGCGATCAACGCTCGTTTAAGTACAATTTCGTTTTCACCCTGGTCATGACGATCATGAAAATCGCCGAGCGTCACGGCGGGCGTCCCTACTCGACCGGCCTGTACTTCGGCGGCAAGGCCCCCGAGGTGCTGGGCCGTGAGAGGCTCAAACGTCTGCGGGCGTTCAAGTCGCGGACGGACGCAAGGAAAATCCTGAACCCCGGCAAAGTGCTGGGCGGGCACCTGGTCGGTGCGGCCCTGCAGGTCGCTGAATTCTTCGAGCCTCTGATGAGGCCCCTTGGCAACTACGTGATTACCCAGGTCGGAGAACAACCGACAAGCCCGATACGGAACATCCCCGCGGACATTGCCTGGTACGCGTACGGTTGTTCGCAATGCGGCTATTGTGTGGCCGAGTGCGATCAGTACTACGGTCGAGGCTGGGAAAGCCAGTCACCTCGCGGAAAATGGTTCTGGTTACGCGAGTACATGGAAGGCCGCGAACAATGGGATCAGTTCATGACCGACACCTTCATCGCGTGCACTACCTGCGAACTCTGCGACCTCCGTTGCTCGGCCGCCCTGCCTATCGAGCCTTCCTGGATGAAAATGCGCGGCCAGTTGATCGCCGAAGAAAACAAAATGACTTTTCCACCCTTCGAGATGATGGCCGCCGCGCTTCGCAAGGAAGGCGACATCTGGGCCGCTTACCGGAAAAACCGCACCGACTGGTTTCCCGATGATCTCCGGAAGCGGCACGGCCCGGACCATCAGGCTGGGATTGTCTACTTCGCCGGTTGCACGGCCAGCTACGTGGAGAAAGATATCGGCATCGGCACCGTGCGGTTGCTCGATGCGGCGGGAGTCGACTTCACTTACCTGGGCGAGACGGAGAACTGTTGCGGCACGCCGATGCTCGTGGCCGGCAAGTGGGACGTCTTTGAAGCCACCATGCGCCACAACATCGAGGCCGTCAGGCAGGCGGGAGCCGACACGGTAGTCGCGTCCTGTCCGGCCTGCGACATGATGTGGCGCCACGTCTACCCCGTCTGGGCAAGGAAGCTGGGTCTTGCCTACGATCTGAAGATTACCCACTACACCGAACTGGTGGCGGACAGGCTGAAGACCGGCGAGTTTTCGTTCCCGGACAACGATCATCAACCGATAACTGTCGCCTGGCATGATTCGTGCCACATCGGTCGTGCCTCGGGCGTGTACGAGCCGCCGCGTGATATCGTCAGGGCCGTGCCGAACGTCAAACTCGTGGAGATGAGCCATAACCGTGAACGGGCGCACTGCTGCGGCAGTGTCCTGACGCTTATCAAAGAGCCGCCGGTCGCGGCCGAAGTCGGCAGAATCCGTCTCGAGGAGGCCCAGGAGGCCGGCGCCTCGACCGTCCTGGCTCTCTGCCCGTGCTGCGAATTCCAGCTCAGGGTGTCGGCCGAGAAGAACCGCATGCCCATCGAGGTCAGGGACCTGGCGCACTTTGCGTGCGACGCGCTCGGGTTCGAGCTTCCCGATCCGCACCCGGAAGTGCGGCGGCAATGGGCGGTATTCGAAGCTATGATCGCGCTCATGACGCCACGCGGGTTCGCTGATCTCATGGGCACTATGTGGCCGGAACTGATTGATGCCATGCCGTTTAGGATGGGGCCTTTCATGAAACTGGCCGGCCGGGTGCCGGGCCTTCTCCGGCTCATGAAACCAATGTTCCCGGTGCTGTTTCCACGACTGCTGCCTATGATGATGCCCAAAGTCATGCCGGTCATGCTGCAGCGCGTAGCGGACCGCATCCCTATGCCGGATTACATGGCAGAGCAGATGCCGGAACTCATGCCCCGCGTGATGGACACCCTGATGCCGCACATGATCCGCGACGTGGTCCCGCTGGTCGCGGAACCGATGATCAGATACCTGCGCGACAGGAACGGCCGGCAGAGCGAGCCATAA
- a CDS encoding serine hydrolase domain-containing protein has protein sequence MNRATTIRTLISAVVALGITTAGVCGQDSSLQRIDQYLEEKQQSDDFSGNVLIAKGGEVMYVRSFGLADRDHGVANKPETRFNVGSIGKLFTSIAILQLAQAGSLELTDPIGKYLPEFPEDKKAITIHQLLLHTSGLSSYMTNSDYSERKQTYRSIDDVLVLVRDEVLLFAPGEGNEYSNSGYIVLGAIIERVSGREYSAYVHENVWQPAGMSNTGLYYREDVVPNRATGYIRVDSGTVISNVFEEPPAFSDGGAYSTVGDMLRFVLALQDDTLLNEEFRKLWLTPQVGPMTYGPATASAERSFSGKAVWGGMGGAPGVSAALHHVTGDEYTIIVLSNQDMVALRMPIDIEAILYGKR, from the coding sequence ATGAACAGGGCGACGACGATAAGGACACTCATCTCAGCCGTTGTAGCGCTCGGTATTACGACAGCAGGCGTTTGCGGGCAGGATTCGTCACTTCAGAGGATTGACCAGTATCTCGAGGAAAAGCAGCAGTCAGATGATTTTTCGGGCAACGTCCTGATCGCGAAGGGCGGGGAGGTCATGTATGTCAGGTCGTTCGGCCTGGCCGACAGAGACCATGGTGTTGCCAACAAACCGGAAACCAGGTTCAACGTCGGCTCCATAGGCAAACTGTTTACATCGATCGCCATACTCCAACTGGCCCAGGCCGGCAGCCTCGAACTGACTGATCCCATCGGCAAGTACCTGCCGGAGTTTCCCGAAGACAAGAAGGCAATCACCATCCACCAGCTCCTGCTGCACACGTCCGGTCTGTCCAGTTACATGACGAATTCCGATTATTCGGAAAGGAAACAGACGTATCGTTCGATAGACGACGTTCTGGTCCTGGTCAGAGACGAGGTTCTCCTGTTTGCGCCGGGGGAAGGGAATGAGTATTCCAATTCCGGTTACATCGTCCTCGGGGCGATCATCGAACGAGTGTCCGGCCGGGAGTATAGTGCGTACGTGCACGAAAACGTATGGCAGCCGGCGGGGATGTCGAATACGGGCCTGTATTACAGAGAAGATGTCGTCCCGAACAGAGCTACCGGCTACATCAGGGTCGATTCCGGTACCGTGATCAGCAACGTCTTTGAGGAACCGCCCGCGTTTTCGGACGGCGGGGCGTACAGCACGGTTGGGGACATGTTGAGGTTCGTCCTGGCGTTGCAGGACGATACGCTCCTGAACGAGGAATTCCGTAAACTCTGGCTTACGCCTCAAGTCGGTCCCATGACTTACGGGCCCGCAACCGCTTCTGCCGAGAGAAGTTTCAGCGGTAAAGCAGTCTGGGGCGGCATGGGCGGTGCGCCCGGAGTCAGTGCCGCTCTGCATCACGTAACAGGCGATGAGTATACGATCATTGTGCTGTCCAACCAGGACATGGTGGCTTTGAGAATGCCGATAGATATCGAAGCAATCCTGTATGGAAAACGATAG
- a CDS encoding DNA alkylation repair protein, translating into MKQTYDGVIRTLRREIARHDKPENRLDYQRFFKEPLDEPTGLKIPVLRKISSQCFKELKGAPAKDVLACCDDLLASDERYMRFFAFEWALKLRNQYRPQDFTRFESWLKRYVNNWGTCDHFCCGPVGHLVFQFPELASKTYRWARSRDRWRRRAAAVSLIVPVRKRLLLDEVFRTADALLIDRDDMVQKGYGWMLKEASNVFPDEIFAYVMKHRSRMPRTALRYAIEKLPPAKRKQAMKKDF; encoded by the coding sequence ATGAAGCAGACATATGACGGCGTCATCCGGACACTCAGGCGGGAAATCGCACGGCATGACAAGCCGGAGAACAGACTGGACTACCAGCGCTTCTTCAAGGAACCGCTGGACGAACCGACGGGTCTCAAGATCCCGGTTCTCAGGAAGATCTCCAGCCAGTGCTTCAAGGAACTGAAAGGCGCTCCGGCAAAGGACGTCCTGGCGTGTTGTGACGACCTGCTGGCCTCCGACGAACGGTACATGAGGTTCTTCGCGTTCGAGTGGGCTTTGAAGCTCAGAAACCAGTACAGGCCGCAGGATTTCACACGTTTTGAATCCTGGCTGAAACGATACGTGAATAACTGGGGGACGTGCGACCACTTTTGCTGCGGCCCAGTGGGGCACCTTGTGTTCCAGTTCCCGGAACTGGCCTCAAAGACGTATCGCTGGGCGCGGTCGCGGGACCGGTGGCGGCGTCGGGCCGCGGCGGTGAGCCTCATCGTGCCCGTGCGGAAGCGTCTGCTGCTGGACGAAGTTTTCCGGACTGCGGATGCGCTGCTGATCGACCGGGACGACATGGTGCAGAAGGGATACGGCTGGATGCTCAAGGAGGCCAGCAACGTCTTTCCGGACGAGATTTTCGCGTACGTGATGAAACACCGCAGCCGGATGCCGAGAACGGCGCTGCGGTACGCCATTGAGAAACTGCCGCCCGCGAAACGAAAACAGGCCATGAAGAAAGATTTCTAA
- a CDS encoding alpha/beta fold hydrolase, producing the protein MNESWFRIGDEYLYFRHNTLRPKRRSLLFVHGLGDSTLSFQDVFRDKRFDDFNLVVPDLIGYGRSSGAGSLQGYSYDSHVARLWKLIGETGLSELTVIGHSMGGDLTTLLCASDTDGIIRKYVSVEGDLTQHDLTISRAAVSADRRGKFRDWYDGDFRERMVYESLGRNRSGRVYYASLAFCRPEAFLENARELVRRNTSLPGKYKSEIGEIYRSLGLPRVFCYGTESLSPRTLSFLKENGLDVRAFEGVGHCPMTDSAAEFYEFLHHFVTGGD; encoded by the coding sequence ATGAATGAATCCTGGTTCCGAATCGGCGATGAGTATTTGTATTTCAGGCATAATACTCTGCGTCCGAAGAGACGGTCCCTGTTATTCGTGCACGGGTTGGGCGATTCGACGCTGAGCTTTCAGGACGTCTTCAGAGACAAACGATTTGACGATTTCAATCTCGTTGTCCCGGATCTCATCGGTTACGGCAGGAGTTCGGGCGCCGGGAGCCTGCAGGGGTACAGCTATGATTCTCACGTGGCCCGGCTCTGGAAACTGATTGGCGAGACGGGCCTGAGTGAGCTGACCGTCATCGGTCACTCCATGGGGGGCGATCTGACCACTCTCCTGTGTGCATCGGACACGGACGGGATTATAAGGAAATACGTCAGCGTTGAGGGTGACCTGACCCAGCACGACCTGACTATCTCCCGGGCGGCGGTAAGCGCGGACAGGCGGGGGAAATTCAGAGACTGGTATGACGGGGATTTCCGGGAGAGAATGGTCTATGAGTCCCTTGGCCGTAATCGCTCAGGCCGGGTGTATTACGCGTCGCTGGCTTTCTGCCGCCCCGAGGCTTTTCTGGAGAACGCCCGGGAGCTTGTCAGGCGGAATACGTCGCTGCCGGGGAAATACAAGAGCGAGATCGGTGAAATCTACCGTTCTCTCGGCCTGCCCAGGGTCTTCTGCTACGGGACTGAGAGTCTCTCCCCCCGGACGCTCTCGTTCCTGAAGGAAAACGGTCTGGATGTCAGGGCTTTCGAGGGGGTAGGTCACTGCCCCATGACCGACAGCGCGGCCGAGTTCTACGAGTTCCTGCATCATTTCGTGACAGGCGGGGATTAG
- a CDS encoding pitrilysin family protein → MRPILIAVCWLLFLSSAAVSADWQITRLDNDLKVMILENHQVPQVNISTTIQVGAKNERDYFGGATHLLEHLILFRGTEEMTGEEVGDAMKRHGAYFNGYTSSDWTNFVISLPREHLDFALNIHADMLFRSDFPEAEIDKERQAVLEEINISEDKPVSKAYRSSLKALYGDHPYGKSVLGTKERVRNIPRDSVYAYYKRYYAPNNMTMVIVGDVDAEQALELVRQYFGGFPKGWATRDNYTPPPERDRVTEIEITKDVSQAYLMMSTIGPMADSPDQYSLGILGTLLGNGESSRLWKRLKDEKGLVYSIGFSFYTSKYEGSMFTLATLDPANIAAVETAVNDVLDDVIANGFTPTELRKAKNKIKTSHYASLERGLDLADKYSEYDSFIGYQFVENYPDNIENVTLAQLNAAARKYLNTDSYVKTTVVPK, encoded by the coding sequence ATGCGACCGATTCTGATCGCAGTCTGTTGGCTGCTGTTTCTGTCGTCCGCCGCCGTTTCGGCCGACTGGCAGATTACAAGGCTGGACAACGACCTGAAAGTAATGATCCTGGAGAACCACCAGGTTCCCCAGGTGAACATCTCGACCACGATCCAGGTGGGTGCCAAGAACGAGCGGGATTATTTCGGCGGTGCCACGCATCTGCTGGAGCATCTCATTCTCTTTCGAGGTACCGAGGAAATGACCGGCGAAGAGGTCGGCGACGCAATGAAAAGGCACGGGGCCTATTTCAACGGTTATACGTCGTCGGACTGGACCAATTTCGTGATTTCTCTTCCCAGGGAGCACCTTGATTTCGCCCTGAATATCCACGCCGACATGCTCTTCCGGTCTGATTTCCCGGAGGCTGAGATAGACAAGGAACGTCAGGCCGTCCTCGAGGAGATAAACATATCCGAGGATAAACCTGTCAGCAAGGCGTATCGGTCGTCGCTGAAGGCGCTTTACGGTGACCACCCCTACGGCAAGAGCGTGCTGGGAACGAAGGAGAGAGTGCGCAACATCCCGCGTGACTCGGTTTACGCGTACTACAAGCGCTACTACGCTCCCAACAACATGACCATGGTCATTGTGGGCGACGTAGACGCCGAGCAGGCGCTCGAGCTGGTCCGGCAATACTTTGGCGGTTTCCCGAAAGGCTGGGCGACGCGAGACAACTACACCCCCCCGCCGGAGCGGGACAGGGTGACTGAAATCGAGATTACGAAGGACGTCAGCCAGGCATACCTGATGATGTCGACCATCGGCCCGATGGCGGACAGTCCTGATCAGTACTCCCTGGGCATCCTGGGCACGCTTCTGGGTAACGGCGAGTCCAGCAGACTGTGGAAAAGGCTCAAGGACGAGAAGGGCCTGGTCTATTCCATCGGTTTCTCGTTCTACACGTCCAAGTATGAAGGATCCATGTTTACTCTGGCCACGCTCGACCCGGCGAACATTGCCGCCGTTGAAACGGCCGTCAACGACGTGTTGGACGACGTTATAGCGAACGGTTTCACGCCCACCGAGTTGCGCAAGGCCAAGAACAAGATCAAGACCAGCCACTACGCTTCTCTGGAACGGGGGCTTGACCTTGCCGACAAGTACTCGGAGTACGATTCGTTCATCGGTTACCAGTTCGTGGAAAACTACCCTGACAACATCGAGAACGTCACGCTGGCCCAGTTAAACGCGGCGGCCCGCAAGTACCTCAACACCGACTCATACGTCAAGACTACGGTGGTGCCCAAATGA
- a CDS encoding pitrilysin family protein yields MKKVTCFRGTILLVTALALSGCQGGGRRISVGPDGYGKARLPNGLTVLVNHDETTSLTAARILIGGGVLTETSDNNGITNLMTKMLLKGNDSMSAADITERLEFLGASVSASCFRDYSAISFTSLTENFDEVLGIIARSVASPTFPEEELVKLKKEIEGDIKASDDSQAQASSKLFWRTAYGDQGYGLPTLGTLESITGITAGDIRQHYRKYVGAENVVFSVATDLPVERLGALIRDRFEGLRAGADRIPAPELTLGAEQTGFVPFDRNQSYIFMGVVLDHLEPIELPYVILLNEIMGNNVGSRLWYLRQKEKLAYAVYTQYTADRYGAVFRAAIGTDTAKVQQALSSLDREWLKLVADGVTPEELADAKVNMKNNLIYSIDRKSVRANTMAYYEYVGYNHRFVLDLIGMADGVALDDLNGFVGERFTDDKRFVSVVGKR; encoded by the coding sequence ATGAAAAAGGTAACGTGCTTTCGAGGGACTATTCTTCTGGTCACGGCGCTGGCCCTGTCCGGGTGCCAAGGTGGCGGCCGCCGGATCAGCGTCGGGCCGGACGGTTACGGAAAGGCACGGTTGCCGAACGGGCTTACCGTGCTGGTCAACCATGACGAGACGACGTCGCTGACAGCGGCACGGATTCTCATCGGCGGCGGGGTCCTGACCGAAACTTCCGATAACAACGGCATCACCAACCTGATGACGAAGATGCTGCTCAAGGGTAATGACAGTATGAGCGCCGCCGACATAACCGAGCGGCTCGAGTTTCTCGGGGCCAGCGTGTCCGCCAGTTGCTTCAGAGATTACAGCGCCATCTCGTTTACCTCACTTACCGAGAATTTCGACGAGGTGCTGGGGATTATAGCCCGGTCGGTCGCATCGCCGACCTTTCCGGAGGAAGAGCTGGTCAAGCTGAAGAAGGAGATCGAGGGAGATATCAAAGCGTCCGACGACAGCCAGGCGCAGGCATCAAGCAAGCTGTTCTGGAGGACCGCATACGGTGACCAGGGTTACGGCCTTCCCACCCTGGGAACCCTGGAGTCGATAACCGGGATTACGGCTGGCGACATACGGCAGCACTACCGGAAGTACGTAGGAGCCGAGAACGTGGTCTTTTCCGTGGCCACCGACCTGCCGGTTGAACGGCTCGGTGCCCTCATTCGCGACCGGTTTGAGGGACTGAGAGCGGGGGCAGATCGAATACCTGCCCCGGAATTAACGCTCGGGGCCGAGCAAACCGGCTTTGTCCCGTTTGATCGTAACCAGTCGTACATCTTCATGGGCGTGGTCCTGGATCATCTCGAGCCGATCGAGCTGCCCTATGTCATCCTGCTCAACGAGATAATGGGCAACAACGTTGGGTCGCGGCTGTGGTACCTGCGGCAGAAGGAGAAGCTGGCCTATGCGGTTTACACGCAATACACCGCCGACAGATACGGCGCCGTTTTTCGTGCGGCCATCGGCACCGACACCGCCAAAGTGCAGCAGGCCCTTAGTTCACTGGACCGCGAGTGGTTGAAACTCGTGGCGGACGGGGTTACTCCGGAGGAGCTGGCCGACGCCAAGGTCAACATGAAAAACAACCTGATCTACTCCATCGATCGCAAAAGCGTCAGGGCGAACACAATGGCGTACTACGAGTATGTCGGGTACAACCATCGGTTCGTGCTTGACCTGATCGGGATGGCTGACGGCGTCGCTCTTGATGACCTCAACGGCTTCGTCGGAGAGAGATTCACCGATGACAAGCGATTTGTCTCCGTAGTCGGGAAAAGGTAG